Proteins from a genomic interval of Diaphorobacter sp. HDW4A:
- the dusA gene encoding tRNA dihydrouridine(20/20a) synthase DusA: MNTKQHTTSTITDFSPWRTSVAPMMDWTDRHCRHLHRLLSRHTLLYTEMVTTGALVHGDVERHLRFGEAEHPVALQLGGSEPSDLAHSAKLGEQWGYDEINLNCGCPSERVQRGAFGACLMNEPQLVADCVKAMVDAVSVPVTVKHRIGIDKVEEYSFVRDFVGTVAEAGCTVFIAHARNAWLKGLSPKENREIPPLRYDVVAQLKKDFPQLTIAINGGFVADSAVLDQLEVLDGVMVGREAYHNPWWLARWDEVFYGDAPNGLTRELVEERMVDYMEYEAAKLGTHWYSIARHMLGLRNGLPGARRWRQVWSDHRLKHLPAREIMQIARTKPSAAFSPNEMAELQIG, translated from the coding sequence ATGAATACGAAACAACACACCACTTCCACCATCACCGATTTCAGCCCATGGCGCACCTCCGTAGCGCCGATGATGGACTGGACGGACCGTCATTGCCGCCACCTGCACCGCCTCCTGAGCCGCCACACGCTGCTTTATACCGAGATGGTGACGACCGGCGCGCTGGTGCATGGGGATGTGGAGCGCCATCTGCGCTTTGGTGAGGCGGAGCATCCAGTCGCGCTGCAGCTTGGTGGCAGCGAGCCGAGCGATCTGGCCCACAGCGCCAAGCTTGGCGAGCAATGGGGCTATGACGAGATCAACCTGAACTGCGGCTGCCCGAGCGAGCGGGTGCAGCGCGGCGCCTTTGGCGCCTGCCTGATGAACGAGCCGCAGCTCGTTGCCGATTGCGTGAAGGCCATGGTGGATGCGGTGTCCGTGCCGGTGACGGTCAAGCACCGTATCGGCATTGACAAGGTCGAGGAATACAGCTTTGTGCGCGATTTCGTGGGCACGGTGGCCGAAGCGGGTTGCACGGTCTTCATCGCCCATGCGCGCAACGCCTGGCTCAAGGGCCTGTCGCCCAAGGAGAACCGCGAAATTCCGCCCCTGCGCTATGACGTGGTGGCGCAGTTGAAGAAGGACTTTCCGCAACTGACGATTGCGATCAATGGCGGATTCGTCGCGGACAGCGCGGTGCTCGATCAGCTCGAAGTGCTCGACGGCGTGATGGTGGGCCGCGAGGCCTATCACAACCCGTGGTGGCTGGCTCGTTGGGACGAGGTGTTCTATGGCGATGCTCCGAACGGGCTCACCCGTGAGCTGGTCGAAGAGCGCATGGTGGACTACATGGAATACGAAGCCGCGAAGCTCGGCACGCACTGGTATTCGATTGCGCGCCACATGCTGGGACTGCGCAACGGTCTACCCGGAGCACGGCGCTGGCGTCAGGTATGGAGCGATCATCGCTTGAAGCACCTGCCCGCCCGCGAAATCATGCAGATCGCGCGCACCAAGCCGAGCGCCGCATTCAGCCCGAACGAGATGGCCGAACTCCAGATCGGCTGA
- the dapC gene encoding succinyldiaminopimelate transaminase, whose protein sequence is MNPLLSLLQPYPFERLRQLFAGVTPAPEYRAISLGIGEPKHPTPQLIKDALANSMDGLAAYPATAGDIKLREACVAWMDRRYSVKVNPATQILPVNGSREALFAFAQTVIDPTQPGATVVSPNPFYQIYEGAALLSGATPYFAPSVAERNFAVDWDSVPDEVWQRTQLIFVCSPGNPTGAVMPLSEWEKLFALSDKYGFVIASDECYSEIYFRDEAPLGGLEAATKLGRTDFKRLMMFTSLSKRSNVPGMRSGFVAGDAELIKSFLLYRTYHGGAMSPTIQMASIAAWNDEQHVVENRALYRQKFAEITPMLSKVMDVALPDASFYLWAKVPDSLGKSDTEFAKALLAQYNVTVLPGSYLAREANGINPGAQRVRMALVAETAECREAAERIVQFIQSRT, encoded by the coding sequence ATGAATCCCCTGCTCTCGCTTTTGCAGCCGTATCCGTTTGAGCGCCTGCGTCAACTCTTTGCGGGAGTCACGCCCGCGCCCGAATATCGCGCCATCAGTCTGGGTATCGGCGAACCCAAGCACCCCACGCCACAGCTCATCAAGGACGCTCTGGCAAATAGCATGGATGGCCTTGCCGCCTACCCCGCCACCGCTGGTGACATCAAGCTGCGCGAAGCCTGCGTCGCCTGGATGGATCGCCGCTACAGCGTGAAGGTCAACCCCGCGACCCAGATCCTGCCGGTGAACGGCTCGCGTGAGGCGCTGTTCGCCTTCGCGCAGACTGTGATCGATCCGACCCAACCCGGCGCGACCGTGGTGAGCCCGAACCCGTTCTATCAAATCTACGAAGGCGCCGCCCTGCTCTCGGGCGCCACACCGTATTTCGCGCCCAGCGTGGCCGAGCGCAACTTCGCCGTCGACTGGGACAGCGTGCCCGACGAAGTCTGGCAGCGCACACAACTGATCTTCGTGTGCTCGCCCGGCAACCCGACCGGCGCGGTCATGCCTCTGTCCGAATGGGAAAAGCTGTTTGCGCTATCAGACAAGTACGGTTTTGTGATCGCCTCTGACGAGTGCTACAGCGAGATTTATTTCCGAGACGAAGCGCCGCTCGGCGGGCTGGAAGCGGCGACCAAGCTCGGCCGCACCGACTTCAAACGCCTGATGATGTTCACCAGCCTGTCCAAGCGTAGCAACGTGCCGGGCATGCGTAGCGGCTTCGTCGCGGGCGATGCGGAGCTGATCAAGTCCTTCCTGCTGTATCGCACATACCACGGTGGCGCGATGAGCCCGACCATCCAGATGGCGAGCATCGCCGCCTGGAACGACGAGCAGCACGTCGTCGAAAATCGCGCTCTCTACCGCCAGAAGTTCGCCGAAATCACCCCGATGCTCTCGAAGGTGATGGATGTGGCCCTGCCCGACGCGAGCTTCTATCTGTGGGCCAAGGTGCCCGATTCTCTGGGCAAGAGCGACACCGAGTTCGCGAAAGCCCTTCTGGCTCAATACAATGTGACCGTTCTGCCCGGAAGCTATCTGGCCCGCGAGGCGAACGGCATCAACCCCGGCGCACAGCGCGTGCGCATGGCGCTGGTGGCCGAAACTGCGGAATGCCGGGAAGCGGCCGAACGCATCGTCCAGTTCATTCAATCGAGAACCTGA
- a CDS encoding GTP pyrophosphokinase family protein, which translates to MASNLAHKNDLPAEEHAFRQYYVQELPVLEHACAFYMALLQSVLSKVEGIEISKVEGRVKDREECLRKFSRKYRATLEESGIDYEIQDYITDLIGLRVVCLYEDELEKVAQIVSHYFDVIDVTDKVSAVESTEASFGYKGLHLDLRLNAEQAALPENAGYAHIPFELQVRTIIQDSWSVLDHKIKYKKSIPAELKRRINVLSALFELADREFRQIRDATDAELLRAVDETANLNDADAGDEPQQAVAMGSELNAFTFLKIAQHFFKDFDFDAHKVDMFVDDVRAWAPGVTRARFNALLRENIAVVKRYKQFFDEQNPGSSFNPYTVIRHCLYLGDKTVFRRALRNSSREAFEAWLLMNVPVQNL; encoded by the coding sequence ATGGCTTCGAATCTGGCCCACAAAAACGATCTCCCCGCTGAGGAACACGCGTTCCGTCAATACTATGTGCAGGAACTGCCCGTTCTGGAACACGCTTGCGCGTTCTATATGGCTTTGCTGCAGTCGGTGCTCTCCAAGGTGGAAGGCATCGAGATCTCCAAAGTCGAGGGCCGCGTCAAGGATCGCGAGGAATGCTTGCGCAAGTTCTCGCGCAAGTACCGTGCGACGCTGGAGGAATCCGGCATCGACTACGAGATTCAGGACTACATCACCGACCTGATCGGCCTGCGCGTGGTCTGCCTCTACGAGGACGAGCTGGAAAAAGTGGCGCAGATCGTCAGCCATTATTTTGATGTGATCGACGTGACCGACAAGGTCAGCGCGGTCGAAAGTACCGAGGCCTCATTCGGCTACAAGGGGCTGCATCTGGACCTGCGGCTCAACGCCGAGCAGGCAGCCCTGCCCGAGAACGCGGGTTACGCACACATTCCGTTCGAGCTGCAGGTGCGCACCATCATTCAGGATTCGTGGAGCGTGCTGGATCACAAGATCAAGTACAAGAAGTCGATTCCCGCCGAACTGAAGCGGCGTATCAATGTGCTCTCCGCCTTGTTCGAGCTGGCTGACCGCGAATTCCGCCAGATCCGCGACGCAACCGACGCCGAACTGCTGCGCGCCGTGGACGAGACGGCCAATCTGAATGACGCGGATGCTGGCGACGAGCCACAACAGGCCGTCGCCATGGGCAGCGAACTCAACGCATTTACATTTCTGAAGATCGCGCAGCATTTCTTCAAGGATTTCGACTTCGACGCACACAAGGTCGACATGTTCGTGGACGACGTTCGCGCCTGGGCGCCCGGCGTCACACGAGCGCGCTTCAACGCGCTTTTGCGAGAGAACATCGCCGTCGTCAAGCGCTACAAGCAATTCTTCGACGAACAGAACCCCGGCAGCAGTTTCAACCCCTACACGGTGATCCGGCACTGCCTGTACTTGGGCGACAAGACAGTCTTCCGGCGCGCTCTGCGCAACAGTTCACGTGAGGCCTTCGAGGCCTGGCTCTTGATGAACGTTCCTGTTCAAAACCTCTGA
- the dapD gene encoding 2,3,4,5-tetrahydropyridine-2,6-dicarboxylate N-succinyltransferase, with protein MTQQLQTLIDNAWENRASISPAAAPKEVVDAVEHVIAELNTGKLRVATREGVGQWTVHQWIKKAVLLSFRLKDNVLMRSGDLNFFDKVPTKFEGMSEAEIAATGVRVVPPAVARRGSFVAKGAILMPSYVNIGAYVDEGTMVDTWATVGSCAQVGKNVHLSGGVGLGGVLEPLQANPTIIEDNCFIGARSEVVEGVIVEENSVLGMGVYIGKSTPIFNRDTGETLFGRVPSGSVVISGNMPKTTKDGVAYSTYAAIIVKTVDAKTRSSTSLNDLLRD; from the coding sequence ATGACTCAACAACTGCAAACCCTCATCGACAACGCCTGGGAAAACCGCGCCAGCATTTCTCCCGCCGCCGCTCCCAAGGAAGTGGTTGATGCCGTTGAGCACGTGATTGCCGAGCTGAACACCGGCAAGCTGCGCGTGGCCACCCGCGAAGGCGTGGGCCAGTGGACCGTGCACCAGTGGATCAAGAAGGCCGTGCTGCTGTCGTTCCGCCTCAAGGACAACGTGCTGATGCGCTCGGGCGACCTGAACTTCTTCGACAAGGTGCCCACCAAGTTCGAAGGCATGAGCGAAGCCGAAATCGCCGCCACCGGCGTGCGCGTGGTGCCTCCTGCCGTCGCCCGTCGCGGCAGCTTCGTGGCCAAGGGCGCAATCCTGATGCCGTCCTACGTGAATATCGGTGCCTACGTGGACGAAGGCACCATGGTCGACACTTGGGCCACCGTCGGCTCCTGCGCTCAAGTCGGCAAGAACGTTCACCTCTCGGGTGGCGTGGGCTTGGGCGGCGTGCTGGAACCCCTGCAAGCCAACCCCACCATCATCGAAGACAACTGCTTTATCGGCGCGCGCTCTGAAGTGGTCGAAGGCGTGATCGTCGAAGAGAACTCCGTGCTGGGTATGGGCGTGTACATTGGCAAGAGCACCCCGATCTTCAACCGCGACACCGGCGAAACGCTGTTCGGCCGCGTTCCTTCGGGCTCCGTGGTGATCAGCGGCAACATGCCCAAGACCACCAAGGACGGCGTGGCCTACAGCACCTACGCGGCCATCATCGTGAAGACCGTGGACGCCAAGACCCGCTCGAGCACCAGCCTGAACGACCTGCTGCGCGACTGA
- the dapE gene encoding succinyl-diaminopimelate desuccinylase: MSPTLLLTEQLISRPSVTPNDEGCLEILAARLGPLGFVCERMDSGPDDFRVSNLWAKRTSTSAHARTLVFAGHTDVVPSGPLEQWSSPPFTPTHREGRLYGRGASDMKTSIAAFVVALEEFLAAEANPDIHIALLLTSDEEGPSVDGTKIVVERLRERNEPLEWCIVGEPTSVQKTGDMIKNGRRGTLSGKLTVRGVQGHIAYPQLARNPIHQVVPALAELTAIEWDRGNAFFPPTSWQMSNIHAGTGATNVIPGAVMIDFNFRFSTESTAEQLKKRVHAVLDRHGLEYDLTWTLGGQPFLTTPGELVQAVQGAIKEVTGIDTELSTTGGTSDGRFISQICKQVIEFGPPNATIHKIDEHVVLADVEPLTNIYRRTLELLNAGVAKA; encoded by the coding sequence ATGTCCCCCACCCTGCTTCTGACCGAACAGCTCATCAGCCGTCCCTCCGTGACCCCCAACGACGAGGGCTGCCTGGAAATCCTGGCCGCGCGCCTCGGGCCTCTGGGCTTCGTCTGTGAACGCATGGACAGCGGCCCGGATGATTTCCGCGTCAGCAACCTGTGGGCCAAGCGCACGTCCACGTCCGCCCACGCGCGCACGCTGGTGTTCGCCGGTCATACCGATGTGGTGCCGAGCGGCCCGCTTGAGCAATGGAGCAGCCCGCCCTTTACGCCCACGCACCGCGAAGGCCGTCTGTACGGGCGCGGGGCGAGCGACATGAAGACCTCGATTGCCGCCTTCGTGGTGGCGCTCGAGGAGTTTCTCGCGGCCGAGGCCAACCCCGACATCCATATCGCCCTGCTCCTGACCAGCGACGAGGAAGGTCCGTCCGTCGACGGCACCAAAATCGTCGTTGAACGCCTGCGCGAACGCAATGAACCACTCGAATGGTGCATCGTCGGTGAGCCCACCTCGGTCCAAAAAACCGGCGACATGATCAAGAACGGCCGACGCGGCACGCTCTCGGGCAAGCTCACCGTGCGCGGTGTGCAGGGCCACATCGCCTACCCGCAACTGGCGCGCAATCCCATCCATCAAGTCGTTCCGGCGCTGGCCGAGCTCACCGCCATCGAATGGGATCGCGGCAACGCCTTCTTCCCGCCCACAAGCTGGCAGATGAGCAACATCCACGCGGGTACGGGTGCGACCAACGTGATTCCCGGCGCTGTGATGATCGATTTCAACTTCCGCTTCAGCACCGAGAGCACGGCCGAGCAGCTCAAGAAGCGCGTGCACGCCGTGCTCGACCGCCACGGCCTCGAATACGACTTGACCTGGACTCTCGGCGGCCAGCCCTTTCTCACCACACCGGGTGAACTGGTGCAGGCCGTCCAAGGTGCGATCAAGGAAGTCACCGGCATCGACACCGAACTCTCGACCACTGGCGGCACCAGCGATGGCCGCTTCATCTCCCAGATCTGCAAGCAGGTCATCGAGTTCGGCCCACCCAATGCGACCATCCATAAGATCGACGAACATGTGGTACTCGCCGACGTCGAACCGCTCACGAACATCTACCGCCGAACGCTCGAACTGCTGAACGCCGGAGTGGCCAAGGCATGA
- a CDS encoding polyhydroxyalkanoate depolymerase, with amino-acid sequence MLYTIYEAQRSLMEPFAELAQVASKMFSNPQTPLSQTTVAQRMAAGYDLMYRLGKDYEKPQFGIATVKVNDVEVAIHERIEVDKPFCELRRFKRFSDDPPTLSALKGQPVVLIVAPLSGHYATLLRDTVKTMLSGHKVYITDWKNARLVPTSEGEFHLDDYVNYVQDFVRHLQSIYGNCHVMSVCQPTVPVLAAISLMASRGEKTPLSMTMMGGPIDARRSPTAVNNLATQHTIDWFENNVIYRVPEKFPGAGRRVYPGFMQHSGFVAMNPDRHANSHYDYFKDLVRGDDASAEAHRKFYDEYNAVLDMDADYYLETIQTVFQKYSLVEGTWDVKSPEGNLERVRPQDIKTTALLTVEGELDDISGSGQTEAAQDICSGIPKEDRSHMEVTGAGHYGIFSGRRWRELVYPRVRDFILSHQPAVQQAAPLTRQAA; translated from the coding sequence ATGCTCTACACCATTTACGAAGCTCAGCGCTCTTTGATGGAACCCTTTGCCGAACTCGCGCAAGTGGCTTCCAAAATGTTCAGCAACCCACAGACGCCGCTCAGCCAGACCACCGTAGCCCAGCGCATGGCCGCCGGTTACGACCTGATGTATCGACTGGGTAAGGACTACGAGAAGCCGCAATTCGGCATTGCCACCGTCAAGGTAAACGATGTCGAAGTCGCGATTCATGAGCGCATCGAAGTCGACAAGCCGTTTTGCGAACTGCGTCGGTTCAAGCGTTTTTCCGACGATCCGCCAACGCTGTCCGCACTCAAGGGTCAGCCCGTGGTACTGATTGTTGCGCCATTGTCCGGTCACTATGCCACCCTGCTGCGCGACACGGTCAAGACCATGCTCAGCGGCCACAAGGTCTACATCACCGATTGGAAGAATGCCCGTCTGGTGCCCACGTCCGAAGGCGAGTTCCACCTCGACGACTACGTGAATTACGTGCAGGACTTCGTCCGTCACCTGCAGTCCATCTATGGCAACTGCCACGTGATGAGCGTTTGCCAGCCAACCGTGCCGGTGCTGGCCGCAATCTCGCTGATGGCCTCGCGCGGCGAGAAGACGCCGTTGTCCATGACGATGATGGGCGGTCCGATCGACGCACGTCGCTCGCCGACGGCCGTGAACAATCTGGCCACGCAGCACACCATCGACTGGTTCGAGAACAACGTGATCTATCGTGTGCCCGAGAAATTCCCGGGCGCGGGGCGCCGCGTCTATCCCGGCTTCATGCAGCACAGCGGTTTCGTGGCGATGAACCCCGACCGCCACGCCAACAGTCACTACGACTACTTCAAGGATTTGGTGCGCGGTGACGACGCCAGCGCCGAAGCCCACCGCAAATTCTACGACGAGTACAACGCCGTGCTCGACATGGACGCCGATTACTATCTGGAAACCATCCAGACAGTGTTCCAGAAGTACAGCCTGGTCGAAGGCACTTGGGACGTGAAGTCGCCCGAGGGCAACCTCGAGCGCGTGCGCCCTCAGGACATCAAGACCACTGCCCTGCTGACCGTGGAAGGCGAACTCGACGACATCTCCGGTTCTGGCCAGACTGAGGCGGCTCAGGACATCTGCTCCGGCATTCCCAAGGAGGACCGCTCGCACATGGAAGTCACGGGGGCCGGTCACTATGGCATTTTCAGCGGCCGCCGCTGGCGCGAACTGGTCTACCCACGCGTGCGTGATTTCATCCTGTCGCACCAGCCCGCCGTTCAGCAAGCCGCCCCTTTGACGCGTCAGGCTGCCTGA
- the prmB gene encoding 50S ribosomal protein L3 N(5)-glutamine methyltransferase, with translation MSDTPNTPITVGELIHSVAKQLSDAGVGFGHGTTNAQDEAAWLVLWQLGLPIDSLLDDDEPETVSHQPVSAEQQLQVAKLVGQRISTRKPAAYLTREAWLQGVPFYIDERSIVPRSFIAELLADGSIDEWLGEETHKVLDLCTGNGSLACLAAMTYPDVEVTGADISADALAVARINVDKHSLQGRVQLLQSDGMSLLGDGWDLVLCNPPYVNADSMSRLPDEYRAEPELALAGGVDGMDFIRQLFEDLPSRMNPNGVLVLEIGNEKPFFEAAFPGLPVFWLDTSSGDEQVLLVTQQALSELNT, from the coding sequence ATGAGCGATACCCCAAACACCCCAATTACCGTCGGCGAACTGATCCACAGCGTCGCCAAGCAACTGAGCGACGCGGGCGTGGGCTTCGGCCACGGAACAACCAACGCGCAGGACGAAGCGGCCTGGCTGGTGCTCTGGCAGCTCGGTCTTCCCATCGACAGCCTGCTCGACGACGACGAGCCCGAAACGGTGTCGCACCAGCCCGTCTCTGCCGAGCAGCAGTTGCAGGTCGCCAAGCTGGTCGGGCAGCGCATTTCCACCCGCAAGCCCGCCGCCTACCTCACCCGCGAGGCGTGGTTGCAGGGCGTACCCTTCTACATCGACGAGCGCTCCATCGTTCCGCGCAGCTTCATCGCCGAACTGCTGGCCGATGGCAGCATCGACGAATGGCTCGGCGAAGAAACGCACAAGGTTCTGGACCTGTGCACCGGCAACGGCAGCCTCGCCTGTCTCGCGGCCATGACCTATCCCGATGTGGAAGTGACGGGCGCCGACATCTCCGCCGACGCGCTCGCCGTGGCCCGCATCAACGTCGACAAACACAGCCTGCAGGGCCGCGTGCAATTGCTGCAGAGCGATGGCATGAGCCTGCTTGGCGACGGGTGGGATCTGGTGCTCTGCAACCCGCCCTATGTGAACGCCGACAGCATGAGCCGCCTGCCCGACGAGTACCGTGCCGAACCCGAACTGGCGCTGGCAGGTGGTGTCGACGGCATGGACTTCATCCGTCAGCTCTTCGAAGACCTACCCTCGCGCATGAACCCCAATGGCGTGCTAGTGCTCGAAATCGGCAATGAAAAACCATTCTTCGAAGCCGCCTTCCCCGGCCTACCCGTCTTCTGGCTCGACACCAGCTCGGGCGATGAACAGGTGCTGCTGGTGACCCAGCAGGCACTGTCCGAACTCAACACCTGA
- a CDS encoding PilT/PilU family type 4a pilus ATPase, whose product MSTMERILRLMAEKKASDVYLSAHAPALIKIDGQCVPINSQVLSAEAPLNLLSEVIEPHRIEELQETGELNMGVPLAGIGRFRVSAMRQRGSYAVVIRFIPSNIPPLPTLGLPEVLAGLIMEKRGLILLVGATGSGKSTTLASMIDHRNELQTGHVLTVEDPIEYQFTNKRAIINQREIGADTTSLQTALKNALRQAPDVILIGEIRDRETMSAAIAYAQSGHLCLATLHGNNSYHALNRILSFYPVEVRPTMLGDLASALKAVVSQRLVRTPQGARLPAVEVMLNTKLVADLIEKGDFSGVREAMEKSMAEGSQTFEEALAHMIMDNKIDRKEGLANADSPTNLLWRLQNDFALASKAAQAQAEAHQRVDDDQPSFTEIVLDVHPR is encoded by the coding sequence ATGAGCACGATGGAAAGAATTCTGCGCCTCATGGCGGAGAAGAAGGCATCCGATGTGTACCTGTCGGCACACGCGCCTGCGCTCATCAAGATCGATGGGCAATGCGTGCCAATCAACAGCCAGGTGCTCTCGGCGGAGGCCCCTCTCAATCTGCTCTCAGAAGTCATCGAACCCCACCGGATCGAGGAACTGCAAGAAACCGGCGAGCTCAACATGGGCGTGCCACTGGCCGGCATAGGTCGTTTCCGCGTGAGCGCCATGCGCCAGCGCGGCAGCTATGCCGTGGTGATCCGTTTCATCCCGAGCAACATCCCGCCGCTGCCCACACTGGGCTTGCCCGAGGTGCTTGCCGGGCTCATCATGGAAAAGCGCGGACTGATTCTTCTGGTCGGCGCCACCGGTTCCGGCAAGAGCACGACGCTCGCGTCAATGATCGATCACCGCAATGAGCTGCAGACCGGCCACGTGCTCACCGTGGAAGATCCGATCGAATACCAGTTCACCAACAAGCGCGCAATCATCAACCAGCGCGAGATCGGTGCCGACACCACATCGCTGCAGACGGCGCTCAAAAACGCGTTGCGTCAAGCGCCTGACGTGATCCTGATCGGCGAAATCCGCGACCGCGAAACCATGTCCGCCGCGATTGCCTATGCGCAGTCGGGCCACCTCTGCCTTGCCACGCTGCACGGCAACAACAGCTACCACGCGCTCAACCGGATTCTGTCGTTCTACCCGGTCGAAGTGCGCCCGACGATGTTGGGCGATCTGGCTTCGGCGCTCAAGGCCGTTGTGTCCCAGCGTCTGGTACGCACGCCACAGGGCGCGCGCCTGCCAGCGGTCGAGGTCATGCTGAATACCAAGCTGGTGGCCGACCTGATCGAAAAAGGCGATTTTTCCGGTGTGCGCGAGGCGATGGAAAAATCCATGGCCGAAGGCTCGCAAACCTTTGAAGAAGCGCTGGCCCACATGATCATGGACAACAAGATCGACCGCAAGGAAGGTCTTGCCAACGCCGACTCGCCCACCAATCTACTGTGGCGCCTGCAAAACGATTTTGCACTGGCGTCCAAGGCGGCACAGGCCCAAGCCGAGGCGCATCAGCGCGTCGACGACGACCAGCCGTCGTTCACCGAAATTGTGCTCGACGTCCACCCGCGTTGA
- a CDS encoding RnfABCDGE type electron transport complex subunit B, whose protein sequence is MPEQHAPTNKNTPVEPAAKPLEGLAALIDAALPQTQCTRCGYPDCAAYARAIAANEAAINQCPPGGEEGVVRLAAITSQSSTPLNPDNGFEGPLTLAVIDENWCIGCTLCLKVCPTDAIVGANKRMHTVIAEHCTGCELCIPVCPVDCISLDNISGASTGWAAWSEPLAEHARSRYAVHLARQRHIPAAAANARAAAVAAESLAEVATPAPASAVDPKKAMIAAAMARARAQRGQS, encoded by the coding sequence ATGCCCGAGCAGCACGCCCCAACGAACAAAAATACGCCAGTCGAACCTGCGGCCAAGCCTCTCGAGGGCTTGGCCGCTCTCATTGATGCAGCTCTTCCGCAAACGCAATGCACGCGCTGCGGTTACCCGGACTGCGCCGCCTACGCCCGCGCCATCGCAGCCAACGAGGCCGCCATCAACCAATGCCCTCCAGGTGGTGAAGAAGGTGTAGTGCGATTGGCCGCCATTACCAGCCAATCCTCCACCCCGCTGAACCCCGACAACGGTTTTGAAGGCCCGCTTACGCTCGCCGTGATCGATGAAAACTGGTGCATCGGCTGCACCTTGTGTCTCAAAGTCTGCCCGACCGACGCCATCGTCGGTGCCAACAAACGCATGCACACCGTCATCGCCGAGCACTGCACGGGCTGCGAACTCTGCATTCCGGTTTGTCCGGTGGACTGCATTTCTCTCGACAACATCAGCGGGGCCTCAACGGGCTGGGCCGCATGGAGCGAACCGCTGGCCGAGCACGCCCGCAGCCGCTATGCCGTCCATCTGGCACGCCAAAGGCACATTCCGGCCGCTGCGGCGAACGCACGAGCTGCGGCTGTGGCGGCAGAGTCCCTCGCCGAGGTAGCGACTCCGGCGCCCGCATCCGCGGTCGATCCCAAGAAGGCCATGATCGCCGCCGCCATGGCGCGCGCCCGCGCCCAGCGCGGGCAAAGTTGA
- a CDS encoding transposase produces MTSTSRRTFDAAFKLQVIMMIKEQGLPVGQVCKDLKLVDSAVRRWDTSHRLHMNRPRPEITYLGV; encoded by the coding sequence ATGACATCCACATCCCGTAGAACTTTCGACGCGGCCTTCAAGCTGCAAGTCATCATGATGATCAAAGAGCAAGGCTTGCCGGTTGGGCAAGTCTGCAAAGACCTCAAGCTGGTGGACTCTGCCGTGCGTCGCTGGGATACCAGTCACCGGTTGCATATGAACAGGCCAAGGCCTGAAATTACTTATCTTGGTGTCTGA